One genomic segment of Stenotrophomonas sp. 704A1 includes these proteins:
- a CDS encoding amino acid ABC transporter permease/ATP-binding protein yields MSTPSTALEGIAARPVPTPALTIVPARHPLQTVGTVLALALILIGLQSVLGNPRWGWGTFAEWFFARPVLEGLGRTLLLTALGTGLGFALGTLLALARVSGSPLLSAVSWGYVWLFRSIPLLVLLLLLNNLGYLYSTIELGVPFTGISLFSYPTTQLIGVFTAAVLGLTLNQAAFSAEVIRGGILSVDQGQYEASAALGLPRSRQVRRIILPQAMRSILPAAFNDVIGLAKSTSVVYVLALPELFYTVQVIYRRNLEVVPLLMVATVWYLVILTVLSLLQRRVEQRFARGQLQRERPVSRVSSPTRATGEAAPRVASRPRIAAQVEAGEGASVSLHGAGKVFGDQPVLDDVNLELRAGSVTVLIGPSGAGKSTLLRLINHLERADSGYVTVGGQLIGYRRDGDTLYELPEREIRRRRAEVGMVFQGFNLFPHLTALENIIEAPIAVRGVPRAQAEQQARTLLERVGLADKADAFPRQLSGGQQQRVAIARALALQPKVLLFDEPTSALDPELVAEVLSVIEELARSGTTLVIVTHELSFARRVADHVVMMDQGRVIEQGTPEALFERPRQQRTADFLAKTL; encoded by the coding sequence ATGAGCACGCCCTCGACCGCACTGGAAGGTATCGCTGCGCGCCCGGTACCGACGCCTGCGTTGACGATCGTGCCGGCCCGGCACCCGCTGCAGACCGTCGGCACGGTGCTGGCGTTGGCGCTGATCCTGATAGGGCTTCAGTCAGTGCTGGGCAATCCGCGCTGGGGGTGGGGCACCTTTGCCGAGTGGTTCTTCGCGCGTCCGGTGCTGGAAGGCCTGGGCCGCACGCTGCTGCTGACCGCACTTGGTACCGGGCTCGGCTTCGCGCTGGGCACGCTGCTCGCGCTGGCGCGGGTATCCGGCTCGCCGCTACTGTCAGCGGTGTCGTGGGGCTATGTGTGGTTGTTCCGTTCGATTCCGCTGCTGGTGCTGTTGCTGCTGCTGAACAACCTGGGCTATCTGTACAGCACCATCGAACTGGGGGTGCCGTTCACCGGCATCAGCCTGTTCTCGTACCCGACCACGCAGCTGATCGGCGTGTTCACTGCCGCGGTGCTGGGCCTGACCCTGAACCAGGCTGCGTTTTCCGCCGAAGTGATCCGGGGCGGCATTCTCTCGGTCGACCAGGGCCAGTACGAGGCGTCCGCCGCGCTGGGCCTGCCGCGGAGCCGCCAGGTGCGCCGCATCATCCTGCCGCAGGCGATGCGCTCGATCCTGCCGGCGGCGTTCAATGATGTGATCGGCCTGGCCAAGAGCACCTCGGTGGTCTACGTGCTGGCGCTGCCGGAGCTGTTCTACACCGTGCAGGTGATCTACCGCCGCAACCTGGAGGTGGTGCCGCTGCTGATGGTGGCCACGGTCTGGTACCTGGTGATCCTGACCGTGCTGTCGCTGCTGCAGCGGCGGGTGGAGCAGCGCTTCGCGCGCGGCCAGCTGCAGCGCGAGCGTCCGGTATCGCGTGTCTCGTCGCCGACGCGCGCCACAGGCGAGGCTGCACCGCGCGTGGCCAGCCGCCCGCGCATCGCCGCCCAGGTCGAGGCGGGCGAGGGCGCGTCGGTTTCGCTGCATGGCGCAGGCAAGGTGTTCGGTGATCAGCCGGTGCTGGACGATGTCAACCTGGAGCTGCGCGCTGGCAGCGTGACCGTGCTGATCGGCCCGTCCGGCGCCGGCAAGTCCACGCTGCTGCGGTTGATCAACCACCTGGAACGCGCCGACAGTGGCTACGTGACCGTCGGCGGCCAGCTGATCGGCTACCGCCGCGATGGCGACACCCTGTACGAGCTGCCCGAACGCGAGATCCGCCGCCGTCGTGCCGAAGTGGGCATGGTGTTCCAGGGCTTCAACCTGTTCCCGCACCTGACCGCGCTGGAGAACATCATCGAAGCACCCATCGCGGTACGCGGCGTACCGCGTGCGCAGGCCGAGCAGCAGGCGCGCACGCTGCTGGAACGGGTCGGCCTGGCCGACAAGGCCGATGCCTTCCCGCGCCAGCTGTCCGGTGGCCAGCAGCAGCGCGTGGCGATTGCCCGTGCGCTGGCGCTGCAGCCGAAGGTGCTGCTGTTCGACGAACCGACCTCGGCGCTGGACCCGGAACTGGTGGCCGAGGTGCTCAGCGTCATCGAGGAACTGGCCCGCTCCGGTACCACGCTGGTGATCGTGACCCATGAGCTGAGCTTTGCCCGCCGCGTGGCCGACCACGTGGTGATGATGGACCAGGGCCGGGTGATCGAGCAGGGCACGCCCGAGGCCCTGTTCGAGCGTCCGCGCCAGCAACGCACCGCCGATTTCCTGGCCAAGACCCTGTAA
- a CDS encoding ABC transporter substrate-binding protein, with product MSPAAPRRPSRSTLLIVGVLVIGIAGIVYSRVRQAPDASTVTATHLAGANPAVLKGTFDPKAQALIPAGYRFVTPGAFTVATHPGQLPLADYGADSKDVVGIEPDIARLIADGLGLKLVIVPVAWADWPLGLASGKYDAVLSNVTVTEERKKKFDFSSYRYDLLGIYTRSDGPIQKIEKPADVAGLKVVVGASTNQDQILRQWDQQNIAAGLKPVEYQYFDDAVVGRLAVITGRADVSFEPNATGAYSARDGKVRRVGLFPGGWPNAAAISVTTRKGSGLADAVTQALNTQIGSGTYAQALARWNVAEEAVPQSQTNPPGLPAL from the coding sequence ATGAGCCCTGCAGCACCGCGCCGCCCCTCGCGCAGCACCCTGTTGATCGTCGGCGTGCTGGTCATCGGCATTGCCGGCATTGTCTATTCGCGCGTGCGCCAGGCACCGGACGCGAGCACCGTGACCGCGACCCACCTGGCCGGTGCGAATCCGGCCGTGCTGAAGGGGACGTTCGATCCGAAGGCGCAGGCCTTGATTCCCGCCGGCTACCGCTTCGTCACGCCCGGTGCGTTCACCGTGGCTACCCATCCAGGGCAGCTGCCCTTGGCCGACTACGGCGCCGACAGCAAGGACGTGGTCGGCATCGAGCCGGACATCGCACGGCTGATCGCCGATGGACTGGGCCTGAAACTGGTGATCGTGCCGGTGGCGTGGGCCGACTGGCCGCTGGGGCTGGCGTCCGGCAAGTACGATGCGGTGCTGTCGAACGTGACGGTTACCGAGGAGCGCAAGAAGAAGTTCGATTTTTCCAGCTACCGCTACGATCTGCTCGGCATCTATACGCGCAGCGACGGGCCGATCCAGAAGATCGAAAAGCCAGCGGATGTTGCCGGGCTGAAGGTGGTGGTGGGGGCCAGCACCAACCAGGACCAGATCCTGCGCCAGTGGGACCAGCAGAACATCGCCGCCGGGTTGAAGCCGGTGGAATACCAATACTTCGATGATGCCGTGGTGGGCCGGCTGGCGGTGATCACCGGCCGCGCCGATGTGTCGTTCGAACCCAATGCCACCGGCGCCTACTCCGCGCGCGACGGCAAGGTGCGGCGGGTGGGCCTGTTCCCGGGCGGCTGGCCGAACGCTGCGGCGATCTCGGTGACCACGCGCAAGGGCAGTGGCCTGGCCGATGCGGTGACGCAGGCGTTGAACACCCAGATCGGCAGCGGCACCTATGCGCAGGCGCTGGCGCGCTGGAACGTGGCCGAGGAGGCGGTGCCGCAGTCGCAGACCAATCCACCGGGATTGCCGGCCTTGTAG
- a CDS encoding discoidin domain-containing protein → MTLRVERSRLSPLSPVARPALALLLAALASAAHAQNLPPRTQWQASASSQQVPAMAISHLIDGDPKTVTGGAFSPGHWFQIDLGAPAQLAGVRLTWDVSNPEGYSLQTSLDGRQWQTAYTMADSIGGIETLYFAPRQARYLRLASPQRTSDWGVSIFEMEPLDTTLSARVAGLDATQSAALWQGGSAVAIPTGTDGSHTLDIALPRAQSSTGLAVDWADVHGAARLQARDAQGRWHELATDAQAATRQQSWLAASAPLDLQALRLTVDGDAPRVARIRLLGPKAVMTPMKHYQIAASGAQRALFPASLQMQQTYWTAVGVHAGRQKSIFDEYGNIEAFKGAPLVQPIWRNTDGSAAGAAGQKVQHALRDGWKPMPSATWAPQPGLELRSEAFAIERDGQPVTLVRHRLRNTGTATIDGTLTLAVRPMQMNPPWQNGGLSPIREVAVDANTVRVNGRTLLHSLTPVDAAGAAPFGNEGVTEITAGIAAGRLPATQQARDAQGLAAAALNYRIHLAPGASEAVVVAFPLGTAAADANGMLPEAPALNLSSLPRDGNDAFDTLAKQASADWQARLGQVGLRLPDPSLVDMLRAQAAYMLINQTGPAMQPGPRNYNRSFIRDGMATSAVLLRMGEARVARDYLAWYSEHGVHANGLVSPILNDDGSVNTGFGSDIEYDSQGQYVALVADVARLDGGPASVRAYLPKVKAALRFLQELRERTLVPGYMAGQPAPERFAGILAPSISHEGYPSPTHSYWDDYWGLKGWHDGAWLAESLGDHETARWAREQYKALYDALHASIRATMAWKGIDFIPSSADLGDGDPTGVSIALDPTGAQSVLPAEALRTTFARYLDDVRKRNQPGALYAYTPYEIRNVLSYVHLGQPEAADELLQGLLHDRRPLEWQVLAEVVHSRLRFPRYLGDMPHTWIGAEYGRTLFGMLMREDDEALSLLPGTPPSWVAGEGLAVERLPTAYGTLQMQARQRDGVLTVALGEGLRSGTAVKVWWPARTMPKTVRVDGRSISDFDAEGVRVAKPFKTLEAVW, encoded by the coding sequence ATGACGTTGCGCGTTGAACGTTCCAGGCTCTCCCCTCTTTCCCCCGTTGCCCGGCCAGCCCTCGCACTGCTGCTCGCCGCCCTCGCCTCGGCCGCCCACGCACAGAACCTGCCTCCCCGCACCCAGTGGCAGGCCAGCGCCTCCTCGCAACAGGTGCCGGCGATGGCGATCAGCCATCTGATCGATGGCGACCCCAAGACCGTCACCGGCGGTGCGTTCAGTCCCGGCCACTGGTTCCAGATCGACCTCGGAGCGCCAGCCCAGCTGGCCGGTGTACGCCTTACCTGGGACGTCTCCAACCCGGAAGGCTATTCGCTGCAGACCTCGCTGGACGGCAGGCAGTGGCAGACCGCCTACACCATGGCCGATTCGATCGGCGGCATCGAAACGCTGTACTTCGCGCCGCGCCAGGCCCGCTACCTGCGCCTGGCCAGCCCGCAGCGCACCTCCGACTGGGGCGTGTCGATCTTCGAAATGGAACCGCTGGACACCACGCTCAGCGCGCGCGTGGCCGGACTCGACGCCACACAATCCGCAGCGCTCTGGCAGGGCGGCAGCGCGGTGGCGATCCCCACTGGCACGGACGGTAGCCACACGCTCGACATCGCCCTGCCGCGCGCGCAATCCAGCACCGGGCTGGCGGTGGACTGGGCCGATGTGCACGGCGCTGCGCGCCTGCAGGCACGCGATGCCCAGGGCCGCTGGCACGAACTGGCCACGGATGCGCAGGCGGCAACCCGGCAACAGAGCTGGCTCGCGGCCAGCGCGCCACTGGACCTGCAGGCACTGCGGCTGACCGTCGACGGCGATGCCCCCCGGGTAGCCCGTATCCGCCTGCTTGGCCCGAAGGCGGTGATGACGCCGATGAAGCACTATCAGATTGCCGCCAGCGGCGCACAGCGCGCGTTGTTCCCCGCCTCGCTGCAGATGCAGCAGACCTACTGGACTGCGGTCGGCGTGCACGCGGGCCGGCAGAAGTCGATCTTCGACGAGTACGGCAATATCGAGGCCTTCAAGGGCGCGCCGCTGGTGCAGCCGATCTGGCGCAATACCGACGGCAGCGCAGCCGGCGCCGCCGGGCAGAAGGTGCAGCACGCGCTGCGCGACGGCTGGAAACCGATGCCGTCGGCCACGTGGGCACCGCAGCCGGGACTGGAACTACGCAGCGAGGCCTTCGCCATCGAACGCGACGGGCAGCCGGTCACCCTGGTCCGCCACCGCCTGCGCAACACCGGCACCGCCACGATCGACGGCACGCTGACCCTGGCGGTACGACCGATGCAGATGAACCCACCGTGGCAGAACGGCGGGCTGTCGCCGATCCGCGAGGTCGCCGTCGACGCCAACACGGTACGCGTCAACGGCCGCACGCTGCTGCACTCGCTCACGCCGGTGGACGCTGCCGGCGCCGCGCCGTTCGGCAACGAAGGTGTAACGGAAATCACCGCCGGCATCGCGGCCGGGCGTCTGCCTGCCACCCAGCAGGCACGCGATGCACAAGGATTGGCCGCGGCTGCATTGAACTACCGGATCCACCTCGCCCCCGGTGCCAGCGAGGCGGTGGTGGTGGCGTTCCCACTCGGCACCGCCGCTGCCGATGCCAACGGCATGCTGCCGGAGGCCCCCGCGCTCAATCTTTCCTCGCTGCCGCGCGACGGCAACGATGCCTTCGACACCCTGGCCAAGCAGGCCTCCGCCGATTGGCAGGCACGGCTCGGCCAGGTCGGGCTGCGCCTGCCTGATCCATCCTTGGTGGACATGCTGCGCGCGCAGGCCGCCTACATGCTGATCAACCAGACCGGCCCGGCCATGCAGCCCGGCCCGCGCAACTACAACCGCTCCTTCATCCGCGATGGCATGGCCACCTCGGCGGTGCTGCTGCGCATGGGCGAGGCCAGGGTGGCACGCGACTACCTGGCCTGGTACAGCGAGCACGGCGTGCATGCCAATGGCCTGGTCTCGCCGATCCTCAACGACGATGGCAGCGTCAATACGGGCTTCGGTTCGGACATCGAGTACGACAGCCAGGGCCAGTACGTGGCGCTGGTCGCCGACGTCGCCCGCCTCGATGGTGGTCCGGCGTCGGTGCGCGCGTACCTGCCGAAAGTGAAGGCCGCACTGCGCTTCCTGCAGGAACTGCGCGAGCGCACGCTGGTGCCCGGCTACATGGCCGGGCAGCCGGCGCCAGAACGGTTCGCGGGCATCCTCGCACCGTCGATCAGCCACGAGGGCTACCCCTCGCCCACCCACAGCTACTGGGATGACTACTGGGGCCTGAAGGGCTGGCACGACGGCGCATGGCTGGCCGAATCGCTGGGCGACCACGAGACCGCACGCTGGGCGCGTGAGCAGTACAAGGCGCTGTACGACGCCCTGCATGCGTCGATCCGCGCAACGATGGCGTGGAAGGGCATCGACTTCATTCCCTCCTCGGCCGACCTGGGCGACGGCGATCCGACCGGCGTGTCGATCGCGCTGGACCCCACCGGCGCGCAGAGCGTGCTCCCGGCCGAGGCCCTGCGCACCACCTTTGCCCGCTACCTGGACGACGTGCGCAAGCGCAACCAGCCCGGCGCGTTGTACGCCTACACGCCCTACGAAATCCGCAACGTGTTGAGCTACGTGCACCTGGGCCAGCCCGAAGCCGCCGACGAACTGCTGCAGGGCCTGCTTCACGACCGGCGCCCGCTTGAATGGCAGGTGCTGGCCGAAGTCGTGCATTCGCGTCTGCGCTTCCCGCGCTATCTGGGCGACATGCCGCACACCTGGATCGGCGCCGAGTACGGCCGCACCCTGTTCGGCATGCTGATGCGCGAAGACGATGAGGCCTTGTCGCTGCTGCCGGGTACACCGCCGTCCTGGGTCGCTGGCGAAGGGCTGGCAGTGGAACGCCTGCCCACCGCGTACGGCACATTGCAGATGCAGGCACGGCAACGCGACGGGGTGCTGACGGTGGCGCTTGGCGAGGGGCTGCGCAGCGGGACGGCGGTGAAGGTGTGGTGGCCGGCGCGCACGATGCCGAAGACGGTGCGTGTGGATGGACGCAGCATTTCCGACTTCGATGCCGAGGGCGTGCGCGTGGCGAAACCGTTCAAGACGCTGGAAGCCGTCTGGTAG
- a CDS encoding DNA-binding protein, which produces MEFNFTLKYRLPDMGDDIGDLEGRLAEAGCDDALVGLGLPGRLALAFCREADSAGAALRSALDDVQRAAPGAELVEVSPDLVGLTDVADLLGMSRQNMRKLMLANPESFPSPVHDGSTAIWHLADILGWLQARGSRKVTTEMTELAAAALQLNLAREGRRLQPKA; this is translated from the coding sequence ATGGAATTCAATTTCACCCTGAAGTACCGCTTGCCCGACATGGGCGATGACATCGGAGACCTCGAGGGCCGCCTGGCTGAGGCCGGCTGTGACGACGCGCTGGTGGGCCTCGGGCTGCCGGGAAGGCTGGCCCTGGCCTTCTGCCGCGAAGCGGACAGTGCCGGGGCTGCCCTGCGTTCGGCACTGGACGATGTGCAGCGGGCCGCGCCCGGTGCCGAACTGGTCGAGGTGAGCCCCGACCTGGTGGGGCTCACCGACGTCGCAGACCTGCTCGGAATGTCGCGTCAGAACATGCGGAAGCTGATGCTGGCCAACCCGGAGTCGTTCCCGTCGCCGGTGCATGACGGTTCGACCGCGATCTGGCACCTCGCCGACATTCTCGGTTGGCTGCAAGCGCGCGGCAGCAGGAAAGTCACGACGGAAATGACCGAGCTCGCCGCCGCCGCGTTGCAGCTCAATCTGGCCCGGGAAGGGCGCAGGCTGCAGCCGAAGGCATAG
- a CDS encoding MBL fold metallo-hydrolase codes for MKRLLLVLLLGILAVTAYTFCKSWSLPDFPDSPQYRDGRFRNALPRPAMGLRDGAEIWWTFLFNKPKGTVPAHPIPVQPLDRAALDAAPDRSLFRLGHSTILLKLRGQYWLTDPVFSERASPVQWMGPARFHAPPISIDQLPPIAGVILSHNHYDHLDHAAVMQLAGKTARFIAPLGVGDQLIAWGVDASKVEQLDWWQSTEASGLRLTATPGQHFSGRGLGDSDRSLWASWVIQDGDFRIFFSGDTGYFDGFKAIGEKYGPFDLTMIETGAYDPRWAFVHMQPEQTLQAHLDLRGKWLLPIHNGTFDLALHAWQQPFERITALAAAKNVPVATPMMGEALDMQAPQAGTRWWETVQL; via the coding sequence ATGAAGCGCCTGCTCCTTGTCCTCCTGCTCGGAATCCTCGCCGTGACCGCCTACACCTTCTGCAAGTCCTGGTCCCTCCCCGACTTCCCCGATTCGCCGCAATACCGCGACGGCAGGTTCCGCAATGCGCTTCCGCGTCCGGCGATGGGCCTGCGCGACGGTGCGGAGATCTGGTGGACGTTCCTGTTCAACAAACCCAAGGGCACGGTGCCCGCCCACCCCATTCCGGTGCAGCCGCTGGACCGCGCGGCGCTGGACGCCGCACCGGACCGCAGCCTGTTCCGGCTGGGGCACTCGACGATCCTGCTGAAGCTGCGCGGTCAGTACTGGCTGACCGATCCGGTGTTCTCCGAACGTGCCTCGCCGGTGCAGTGGATGGGTCCGGCGCGCTTCCATGCACCGCCGATCAGCATCGACCAACTGCCGCCGATCGCCGGCGTGATCCTGTCGCACAACCACTACGATCACCTGGACCATGCGGCCGTCATGCAGCTGGCCGGCAAGACCGCGCGCTTCATCGCCCCGCTGGGCGTCGGCGACCAGCTGATCGCGTGGGGCGTGGACGCCTCCAAGGTCGAACAACTGGACTGGTGGCAGTCCACCGAAGCCAGCGGCCTGCGCCTGACCGCGACGCCCGGCCAGCATTTTTCCGGCCGCGGACTGGGCGACAGCGACCGCAGCCTGTGGGCGTCGTGGGTGATCCAGGACGGCGACTTCCGCATCTTCTTCAGCGGTGACACCGGCTACTTCGACGGCTTCAAGGCCATCGGCGAGAAGTATGGTCCGTTCGACCTGACCATGATCGAGACCGGCGCCTACGACCCGCGCTGGGCGTTCGTGCACATGCAGCCCGAGCAGACCCTGCAGGCGCACCTGGACCTGCGCGGCAAGTGGCTGCTGCCAATCCATAACGGCACCTTCGACCTGGCCCTGCACGCCTGGCAGCAGCCGTTCGAGCGCATCACCGCATTGGCCGCCGCGAAGAACGTGCCGGTGGCCACGCCGATGATGGGTGAAGCGCTGGACATGCAGGCGCCGCAGGCGGGTACACGCTGGTGGGAGACGGTGCAGCTGTAA
- a CDS encoding TetR/AcrR family transcriptional regulator, whose translation MSRAPQRLTDRKRDAIVRAAVEEFRASGYEATSMDRIAEAAGVSKRTVYNHFPSKEALFSMILEELWERSVASDALPYRADQPLRTQLLQLLGQKLDLLSDGNFIDLARVAMAEIIHSPERAQAIVCRMGEKESGESAWIRAAIADGRLREVDPEFAGHQLHGLVKSFAFWPQVTMGQPPLSAQERARVAESAVAMFLGFYAR comes from the coding sequence ATGTCCCGTGCCCCGCAACGCCTGACCGACCGCAAACGCGACGCCATCGTGCGCGCGGCGGTGGAGGAGTTCCGTGCTTCGGGCTACGAGGCGACCAGCATGGACCGCATCGCGGAAGCCGCCGGGGTCTCCAAGCGCACCGTCTACAACCACTTCCCGAGCAAGGAAGCGCTGTTCTCGATGATCCTGGAGGAGCTGTGGGAGCGCAGCGTGGCCAGCGACGCCCTGCCGTACCGCGCCGACCAGCCGCTGCGGACGCAGTTGCTGCAGCTGCTGGGCCAGAAGCTGGACCTGCTCAGCGATGGGAATTTCATCGACCTGGCGCGGGTCGCGATGGCCGAGATCATCCACTCGCCGGAGCGCGCGCAGGCGATCGTGTGCCGCATGGGGGAGAAGGAAAGTGGCGAGAGTGCGTGGATCCGCGCGGCCATCGCCGATGGCCGCCTGCGCGAGGTCGATCCGGAGTTCGCCGGCCACCAGCTGCACGGGCTGGTGAAGAGCTTTGCGTTCTGGCCGCAGGTGACGATGGGGCAGCCACCGTTGAGCGCGCAGGAACGCGCGCGCGTGGCCGAATCGGCGGTGGCGATGTTCCTGGGCTTCTACGCGCGCTAG
- a CDS encoding SDR family NAD(P)-dependent oxidoreductase, which translates to MKLMIIGASKGLGRAFVEGLCRPGDTVIGVSRTQPAALDCGDGVELRWIEADLGQPAHAAAHIAAHAPADLDVLIHNLGIWEDNAFSDAYDFLKEDDSALAHLVEVNITATLLLLRQLLPRVLGTPRPQLLLTGSTSALPRSGRPEVAFGASKFALNGIADALREGFRPQRLAVTTLQLGYLNTEDALSVPRPQAAARGDGHYVPVHDVVAMVRALLDLSPSSFVRELLLTAIADPRC; encoded by the coding sequence ATGAAACTCATGATCATCGGCGCCAGCAAGGGTCTCGGTCGCGCCTTCGTGGAAGGCCTGTGCCGCCCTGGCGACACCGTCATCGGCGTGTCGCGGACGCAGCCGGCCGCACTGGACTGCGGCGACGGCGTCGAACTGCGCTGGATCGAGGCCGATCTGGGCCAGCCCGCCCACGCTGCCGCCCATATCGCAGCGCACGCGCCAGCGGATCTCGACGTCCTCATCCACAATCTGGGCATCTGGGAGGACAACGCTTTCAGTGATGCCTACGATTTTCTGAAGGAGGACGACAGCGCCCTGGCGCACCTGGTGGAGGTCAACATCACCGCTACCCTGCTATTGCTCCGGCAGCTGTTGCCGCGCGTACTGGGCACGCCACGACCGCAGCTGCTGCTGACCGGTTCGACCTCGGCATTACCTCGCAGCGGTCGGCCGGAAGTGGCCTTCGGTGCGTCCAAGTTCGCGCTCAACGGGATCGCCGATGCGCTGCGCGAGGGATTCCGCCCGCAGCGACTGGCGGTGACGACGCTGCAGCTGGGGTATCTCAATACCGAGGACGCGCTGTCGGTGCCGCGCCCGCAGGCGGCAGCGCGCGGCGATGGTCATTACGTACCGGTGCACGACGTGGTGGCGATGGTCCGGGCACTGCTGGACCTGTCGCCCTCCAGTTTCGTGCGCGAGCTGCTGCTGACAGCGATCGCCGACCCCCGCTGCTAG
- a CDS encoding APH(3')-II family aminoglycoside O-phosphotransferase: protein MEGTTAIGTGMPVPSRWRHALRDADIVRQAIGASRADVARVRRRGRPDVFLKSEVIDAFSELDAEVLRLRWLRAHGQPAPAVLASAEEDGRRWLLMSAVPGQDLASSPALAPAQVVVLLADALRGLHALPVARCPFDQRLHLRLAAAAARVAAGHVDAADFDDERRGWSAQQAYAELLATRPAQEDAVVVHGDACLPNLMAADGHFSGFIDCGRLGVADRWQDLALAARSLVEQYQDPRWVALLLARYGIEADARRLAFYRLLDEFF from the coding sequence ATGGAAGGAACAACCGCCATCGGCACCGGCATGCCGGTGCCCTCGCGCTGGCGTCACGCGCTGCGCGATGCCGACATCGTGCGCCAGGCGATCGGGGCGTCGCGGGCGGACGTGGCGCGGGTGCGCCGCCGCGGGCGGCCGGATGTGTTCCTGAAATCGGAGGTGATCGATGCCTTCAGCGAACTCGATGCCGAAGTCCTGCGCCTGCGCTGGTTGCGCGCGCACGGTCAGCCGGCACCAGCGGTACTGGCGTCGGCGGAAGAGGACGGGCGGCGCTGGCTGTTGATGAGCGCCGTGCCCGGGCAGGATCTGGCCTCGTCGCCGGCGCTGGCACCGGCACAGGTGGTGGTGCTGCTGGCCGATGCGCTGCGCGGGCTGCATGCACTGCCGGTTGCACGCTGCCCGTTCGACCAGCGGTTGCACCTGCGCCTGGCCGCCGCTGCCGCGCGGGTCGCCGCGGGACACGTGGATGCTGCGGATTTCGACGACGAACGCCGGGGCTGGAGCGCGCAGCAGGCCTATGCCGAACTGCTGGCCACGCGTCCTGCGCAGGAGGATGCGGTGGTGGTCCATGGCGATGCCTGCCTGCCCAACCTGATGGCGGCCGACGGTCACTTCAGCGGCTTCATCGATTGCGGGCGCCTGGGCGTGGCGGACCGCTGGCAGGACCTGGCGCTGGCCGCGCGCAGCCTGGTCGAGCAGTACCAGGATCCGCGCTGGGTCGCCCTGCTGCTGGCGCGCTACGGGATCGAGGCCGACGCGCGGCGGCTGGCGTTCTACCGCCTGCTGGATGAATTCTTCTAG
- a CDS encoding DoxX family protein — protein MHPVLSTLLSSRVLWFIARLLLAVVFLSSGLAKVLAWDSSLLEMQAAGLQPPWLFNLLTAIVLLGGATCLLLDRALWLGAGALATFLLLTIVIVHTFWNKQGPAQQLALFFALEHLSVIGGLACAAIASHARRALRRA, from the coding sequence ATGCACCCCGTCCTTTCCACGCTGCTGAGCAGCCGCGTCCTGTGGTTCATCGCCCGCCTGCTGCTGGCGGTGGTGTTCCTGTCTTCCGGCCTGGCCAAAGTGCTGGCCTGGGACAGCAGCCTGCTCGAGATGCAGGCCGCGGGCCTGCAGCCGCCCTGGCTGTTCAACCTTCTCACTGCCATCGTGCTGCTGGGCGGCGCCACCTGCCTGCTGCTGGACCGCGCACTGTGGCTGGGCGCGGGCGCACTGGCGACGTTCCTGCTGCTCACCATCGTCATCGTCCACACGTTCTGGAACAAGCAGGGTCCAGCGCAGCAGCTCGCGCTGTTCTTCGCACTGGAGCACCTCAGCGTGATCGGTGGCCTGGCCTGCGCGGCCATTGCCAGCCACGCGCGCCGGGCCCTGCGGCGCGCCTGA